The Pseudomonas parafulva genome includes a window with the following:
- a CDS encoding alpha/beta hydrolase yields the protein MNRMIRGLAFALALVTGAATAQPEHDQPMNTTLLARKDLAYRFTQLDLDSADGARHYRLWVGLPKRAAPATGYPVLWMLDGNAALGALDRQRLDALAAGQAPVLVAVGYQTHQRIDRASRTYDYTPALAGKTEQRDPLTGQPSGGVDAFLDLLETRMRPRLAALVSIDLRQQTLWGHSYGGLAVLHALFTRPKSFAVYAAASPSLWWHDGAILHEAAGLPSQLGDAQPRVLLMRGVLEPASPREPAQPHADQTARSLAASLAQVNGVQVSFKQFDGLGHGPMLPASLHWLIDSLSKAAPQGTSSSR from the coding sequence ATGAACAGAATGATCCGGGGCCTGGCGTTTGCGCTGGCCCTTGTGACCGGTGCCGCCACGGCCCAGCCTGAGCATGACCAGCCGATGAATACGACGCTGCTGGCACGCAAGGACCTGGCCTACCGATTCACCCAACTGGACCTTGACTCGGCAGACGGCGCGCGTCACTACCGACTATGGGTAGGGCTGCCCAAGCGCGCCGCCCCCGCAACCGGCTACCCGGTGTTATGGATGCTGGACGGCAACGCAGCCCTGGGCGCCCTGGACCGGCAACGCCTCGACGCCTTGGCCGCCGGCCAGGCCCCCGTACTGGTCGCCGTGGGTTACCAGACCCACCAGCGCATCGACAGAGCCAGCCGAACCTACGACTACACGCCGGCGCTTGCCGGGAAGACAGAGCAGCGCGACCCTCTCACCGGGCAGCCCAGCGGCGGGGTGGATGCGTTTCTCGACCTGCTGGAGACGCGCATGCGCCCGAGGCTGGCAGCGCTGGTGAGCATCGATCTCCGGCAGCAGACCCTGTGGGGACACTCCTATGGCGGCCTGGCCGTGCTTCATGCCCTCTTCACCCGGCCCAAGTCATTCGCCGTCTATGCGGCGGCCAGCCCCTCGTTGTGGTGGCACGACGGCGCGATCCTGCACGAAGCGGCAGGCCTGCCGTCGCAGTTGGGGGATGCCCAGCCACGCGTGCTGTTGATGCGCGGCGTACTGGAGCCGGCCAGCCCCCGCGAACCGGCCCAGCCCCACGCCGATCAGACGGCACGGAGCCTCGCCGCCAGCCTGGCCCAGGTCAACGGCGTGCAGGTGTCCTTCAAGCAGTTCGACGGCCTCGGGCATGGGCCGATGCTTCCGGCATCGCTGCACTGGCTGATCGATAGCCTGAGCAAAGCAGCACCGCAGGGCACCTCGTCCAGCCGCTGA
- a CDS encoding sensor histidine kinase: MRRHPLLWKLALLQVSFCLLLTWLIWTWGLTVERSTYFLAQADQDYLARYARQAELAWEQGGAMGVETWRKQVQMTEDTWAAVVGPYLQSLGTTPLTAEEAGHLTFMRKLNWPMSRRLQGELPYVSIAFPRHPEHGRLVMQLPERLLPTGLTPWTHLVTHGVAPALLALLMGLALYRHLVAPLNRLRDRADALRANDLDSPGLPLQDRRDELGELAQAFDHMANRLRQSLEQQRLLLRTLSHELRTPLARLRIAHDSNLPAAQLRARMDYETSHMQKLLEDTLDLAWMDTEQPVLATEPVLMTSLWEALCQDICFESGWSLARLPCTLGQDCVVQVHLDSVAQALENLLRNAIRHSPPDGTVCLEGWREGAHWHLCVRDQGPGVPEAALERIFQPYQRLSASGAGFGLGLAIARRAVQLQGGRLWACNAHPGLHLHLTLPASANGLES; encoded by the coding sequence ATGCGGCGACATCCGCTGCTGTGGAAGCTGGCCCTGCTGCAGGTCAGCTTCTGCCTGCTGCTCACCTGGTTGATCTGGACCTGGGGCCTGACGGTGGAGCGCAGCACCTATTTCCTGGCCCAGGCCGACCAGGACTACCTGGCGCGCTATGCCCGGCAGGCCGAGCTCGCCTGGGAGCAAGGGGGAGCCATGGGCGTCGAGACCTGGCGCAAGCAAGTGCAAATGACCGAGGACACCTGGGCAGCGGTCGTCGGCCCTTACCTGCAAAGCCTGGGCACCACACCGCTCACAGCCGAGGAGGCAGGTCACCTGACCTTCATGCGCAAGCTGAACTGGCCCATGAGCCGCCGCCTGCAAGGCGAACTGCCTTACGTCAGCATTGCCTTCCCGCGCCACCCCGAACACGGGCGCCTGGTCATGCAACTGCCCGAGCGGCTACTGCCCACCGGGCTGACACCCTGGACTCACCTGGTCACCCACGGCGTGGCGCCGGCGTTGCTGGCCCTGCTGATGGGGCTGGCACTGTACCGTCACCTTGTCGCCCCGTTGAACCGCCTGCGTGACCGCGCCGACGCGCTGCGGGCCAATGACCTGGACAGCCCAGGCCTGCCCCTGCAAGACCGGCGCGATGAGCTGGGCGAGCTGGCGCAGGCTTTCGATCACATGGCCAATCGCTTGCGCCAGAGCCTGGAACAGCAGCGGCTGCTATTGCGCACACTGTCCCACGAATTGCGCACGCCGCTGGCACGCCTGCGTATTGCCCATGACAGCAACTTGCCTGCCGCCCAGCTACGCGCGCGCATGGATTATGAAACCAGCCATATGCAGAAACTGCTGGAAGACACCCTCGACCTGGCCTGGATGGACACCGAACAGCCCGTCCTGGCCACCGAGCCGGTCCTGATGACATCGCTGTGGGAGGCGCTGTGCCAGGACATCTGCTTCGAAAGTGGCTGGAGCCTCGCGCGCCTGCCATGCACGCTCGGGCAGGACTGCGTGGTCCAGGTGCACCTGGACAGCGTGGCCCAGGCGCTGGAGAACCTGCTGCGAAACGCCATCCGACACTCTCCGCCCGATGGAACCGTCTGCCTGGAGGGCTGGCGCGAAGGCGCGCATTGGCACTTGTGCGTGCGCGATCAAGGCCCCGGCGTGCCCGAGGCAGCGCTTGAGCGTATCTTTCAACCCTACCAGCGGCTGAGCGCCAGCGGCGCAGGCTTTGGACTGGGCCTGGCCATCGCCCGGCGCGCCGTGCAATTGCAGGGTGGCCGACTCTGGGCCTGCAATGCTCACCCAGGCTTGCACCTGCACCTGACCCTGCCGGCCAGCGCCAACGGTTTAGAAAGTTAA
- the ribB gene encoding 3,4-dihydroxy-2-butanone-4-phosphate synthase, with translation MSTLHPVHFPNVTAAIAAFKAGRPVLLLDDDDREDEADIIAAAENISLQTMAMMIRDCSGIVCLCLDEATVDELQLAPMVQNNQARHGTGFTVTIEAAEGITTGVSAQDRVTTIAAALRSSAEQRHIVSPGHVFPLRARNGGVLTRRGHTEGSVDLARLAGLRPAAVLCELMNPDGTMARGEEVAVYARQYNLPTLTIDELAQYRLALQAQTAPAI, from the coding sequence ATGTCTACTTTGCACCCTGTGCACTTTCCCAATGTCACCGCCGCCATCGCCGCGTTCAAGGCCGGCCGCCCCGTGCTGCTGCTTGACGATGACGACCGTGAAGATGAAGCGGACATCATTGCCGCTGCCGAGAACATTTCGTTGCAGACCATGGCCATGATGATCCGCGATTGCAGCGGCATCGTCTGCCTGTGCCTGGACGAGGCAACGGTCGATGAGCTGCAACTGGCACCCATGGTCCAGAACAACCAGGCCCGCCACGGCACCGGGTTCACGGTCACCATCGAAGCTGCCGAGGGCATCACCACTGGCGTAAGCGCCCAGGACCGGGTCACCACGATCGCCGCTGCACTGCGCTCTTCGGCCGAGCAACGGCATATTGTCAGCCCTGGGCATGTTTTTCCGCTGCGCGCGCGCAATGGCGGTGTGCTCACGCGTCGCGGCCACACCGAAGGGTCGGTTGACCTGGCGCGCCTGGCCGGGCTGCGGCCGGCAGCGGTCTTGTGCGAATTGATGAACCCTGATGGCACGATGGCTCGCGGCGAGGAAGTGGCCGTCTATGCGCGCCAGTACAACCTGCCCACGCTGACCATCGATGAGTTGGCGCAGTATCGCCTGGCGCTGCAGGCGCAAACGGCTCCGGCGATCTGA